From Saccopteryx leptura isolate mSacLep1 chromosome 3, mSacLep1_pri_phased_curated, whole genome shotgun sequence, one genomic window encodes:
- the TMEM150B gene encoding modulator of macroautophagy TMEM150B isoform X2 — protein sequence MWGYLSLLPVFLALWAVASIWTVFAIAVANRTVNLTEGIPYISLCGSYPPQSCIFSQLLNMGAALAAWICILRYHQFRDWGVAKWLNQLILWSGLLCALGTSVVGNFQQKNQQATHLTGAFFALFVGHLYFWLQLLLSWRMKSLPQPGAPWIGPLRLVLCSLCTFLMVTMVILHTNLLRSASAVCEWAVAMLLFVLFGLLAVDFSGVSGCTLCLQPRPSLSQPPALPASLQTQMF from the exons ATGTGGGGCTACTTGTCCCTACTGCCTGTCTTCCTGGCTCTCTGGGCTGTTGCGAGCATCTGGACAGT cttCGCGATTGCAGTGGCCAACAGGACGGTGAACCTCACGGAAGGCATCCCATATATCAG TCTCTGTGGCTCATACCCCCCTCAGAGCTGCATCTTCAGTCAGCTGCTAAACATGGGAGCTGCCTTGG CCGCCTGGATCTGCATTCTCCGTTATCACCAGTTTCGGGATTGGGGCGTCGCTAAGTGGCTTAACCAGCTGATCCTGTGGTCTgggctcctctgtgccctgggcaCCTCCGTGGTGGGCAATTTTCAG CAAAAGAACCAGCAGGCCACGCACCTGACAGGGGCCTTCTTCGCCTTGTTTGTGGGCCACCTCTACTTCTGGCTGCAGCTCCTTCTCTCCTGGCGGATGAAGAGCCTGCCCCAGCCCGGGGCCCCGTGGATTGGGCCGCTCCGCCTggtcctctgcagcctctgcaccTTCCTCATGGTGACCA TGGTCATTCTCCACACCAACCTGCTGCGCTCCGCCTCTGCCGTCTGCGAGTGGGCCGTGGCCATGCTCCTCTTCGTGCTCTTTGGCCTCCTGGCCGTGGACTTCTCTGGTGTGAGTGGCTGCACACTGTGCCTCCAGCCTCGACCCAGCCTCAGCCAGCCGCCTGCCTTGCCTGCCTCCCTGCAGACCCAGATGTTCTGA
- the TMEM150B gene encoding modulator of macroautophagy TMEM150B isoform X1, translating to MLGMWGYLSLLPVFLALWAVASIWTVFAIAVANRTVNLTEGIPYISLCGSYPPQSCIFSQLLNMGAALAAWICILRYHQFRDWGVAKWLNQLILWSGLLCALGTSVVGNFQQKNQQATHLTGAFFALFVGHLYFWLQLLLSWRMKSLPQPGAPWIGPLRLVLCSLCTFLMVTMVILHTNLLRSASAVCEWAVAMLLFVLFGLLAVDFSGVSGCTLCLQPRPSLSQPPALPASLQTQMF from the exons ATG CTGGGAATGTGGGGCTACTTGTCCCTACTGCCTGTCTTCCTGGCTCTCTGGGCTGTTGCGAGCATCTGGACAGT cttCGCGATTGCAGTGGCCAACAGGACGGTGAACCTCACGGAAGGCATCCCATATATCAG TCTCTGTGGCTCATACCCCCCTCAGAGCTGCATCTTCAGTCAGCTGCTAAACATGGGAGCTGCCTTGG CCGCCTGGATCTGCATTCTCCGTTATCACCAGTTTCGGGATTGGGGCGTCGCTAAGTGGCTTAACCAGCTGATCCTGTGGTCTgggctcctctgtgccctgggcaCCTCCGTGGTGGGCAATTTTCAG CAAAAGAACCAGCAGGCCACGCACCTGACAGGGGCCTTCTTCGCCTTGTTTGTGGGCCACCTCTACTTCTGGCTGCAGCTCCTTCTCTCCTGGCGGATGAAGAGCCTGCCCCAGCCCGGGGCCCCGTGGATTGGGCCGCTCCGCCTggtcctctgcagcctctgcaccTTCCTCATGGTGACCA TGGTCATTCTCCACACCAACCTGCTGCGCTCCGCCTCTGCCGTCTGCGAGTGGGCCGTGGCCATGCTCCTCTTCGTGCTCTTTGGCCTCCTGGCCGTGGACTTCTCTGGTGTGAGTGGCTGCACACTGTGCCTCCAGCCTCGACCCAGCCTCAGCCAGCCGCCTGCCTTGCCTGCCTCCCTGCAGACCCAGATGTTCTGA